A window of Deltaproteobacteria bacterium genomic DNA:
ACGACAGGCTTAAATCCGACACCCGAATCTTTTGATCGAAAATCCTGAAAAATGGCTCGAAGTACTGGCCGGGATGGCGCACCGTCTTGAGGCCGGGATTGCCGAGCAGCATCTCGATGAGTCTGGCGTTGGACCGGGTTATGGTGCAACTGGTCCAGCTTTTCCCCGCCAGGTCGGTCCGCATCGGTCTCAGCAGATTGTTTTCACACTTCAGGTGATAAAGCAGGTCGTTGACCGCATTGACCTGGTCCTGGCCGTGGAAGCGGAAGGTGCGTGTAAGATACAGGGTCTGGTCGGCTGCGAAATCCTCTATGGCGTTGATCGCCCCCCGAAAACCGTAAATCTTCTGATGCCGGTCGCCGACCATGATCTTGCGCGCTTGGAACTGCTCGAAGATGGACAGAATTACCGGGTTGACATCCTGGCCCTCGTCCAGGAGAACCGCGTCGTACGCCCGGGCTAATCCGCAGGAGGCGAAGTTGAGCTGGAAGTCTTTGAGATAGAAGGAATGATCAACCTGAAGATTGCCGGTTTTCATGGCGTAATATAACCGCATGATAAAATCAGCGATCTCTTTGGATACGTTTCTCCTCTCCTGGTAGCTGCTAAGACAGGTTACCGGATAAAACGCGGCGCTTTCGGTCGAAAAAGACCTTTTTAGAGTAGTTTTCGAAAGGAATACGTCGCAATCCTGGATTGCGAACCGGGCCGCGATTGCCGACCGGTCCAGAGGACAGTCGGAGTTCAGAAAGTTTTGGAAATGGCCGATCCGTTCGAACACCGATTTGACCGGCATCCCCAGGGTCTGGGCAATCTCGAAATAGTCCAGACGCGACAACCGGTGCCGATAAAACTTGCCGAGCCGGGAAAAGGCCAGGGAATGAACCGTCCGCACCTCGACGTTGGGCGGGAACTTCATCCTGGCTTCGTCAGCGATGGCCTTGTTGAAGGCCAGATAAAGCATTCTTTTTTTCGGGTAAGCCTGGGCAATGGCCTTGAGGGTGGTGGTCTTGCCGGTGCCGGCCAGGGCGTAAACCTTGACGCGCTCGTGTCGGTCCAGAGCGGCAATCACCGCCTGCTGTTCATCGGTCAGAGAGTGAGTGGTCAAGACTATTCTTGTTCCCCCTTGTTAATTAGTTGTGCCGTCTGTTTTCGATGTTCCCCCCGGTGATCCACGGGTATCTTCCGGCCCGCAGCATGGCCAGGTGCGCTTCCAGTTCCGGTTTTGCAAATTTTTCCAGGGGGCAACCGTGTCGCCGATAGCCGTGCCGCCGGTATATTTTCTTGATTTCCCGGACTAATTTGCCGCGGTTATCGACGTTTGCCGTTTTGTTTCGGTCCTTCTTCCGTTGCCGAGCCACCTCGTCTCCCCCTTCGACTATTGGTAGATTGTGGGAATGAGTTTTTCGCTGGCTTCCCTATTATCTGGATGGCTGGCTATGGCCAGTTTGATCCTAAACAAATCCAGAGCCTTGAACAGTGGATACAACTCAGGCAACATCTGATACTTCCTTCGCCAAGCATCCAATTCGGCCCAGGCCTGGCTTAATATCCGTTGGCGATGGTTGAGTTCGGCCGACTCGTTTTTTATCACCTGCGCGGTCTCCTTTCGTTTCGCCTGGGTTTCCTGGTAGGCCCGGTTGATTGATTTCTTGCCTTCCCTTACGGCTTCACGGGTTTCGGGGTCGGCGTTGTCCAGGACGGTGCGGGCGCGTTCCACCTTGCGGGGAGAGATGCCGATGGTTTGGGCAGTAGCTTTGGCAGAAGCCGATCTAGAATCAATGCCGCCATCTGGCGCTTTTGATTTAGCTTGGTATTCCGCTGACTTATGATCACCGCCCCGGCTTCTCCTCTTGTCCAACGCCTCGACACATCTTACAATCTCCGCTCTGGATCAACAGATCAATGATCTGCTCGTAACTATCGACGCCGCCGCGTAAAATTCCCGAAGTCTGCATCCGTCTTCGGGTTGCCTGGCCTCCTTTTCTGGCCGGATAGCCAAGAATCCGCTTAGCCGCACCGTTGTTGCTGTTTTTGGTTACTGTCTCCATGAACTCCTCCTGGCTTTTTTTCCTAAAGATTACTGAACTGATTCGACGGCTAACTTCCAAAAACGCACTTTTTTTGAGCAGATTTCGATATTTTGTCCTAATCCGGATAGCCGTCGTCTTCGCTATCGCCCCGCCACGGCCTGCCGGCCCACTCGCAAATGCCAGTAGGATTTTCCTTAGCCGAGCAATAATAGATTTCTTCTTTCGGGCTGTATTTATAGCGTGTACATTCCCCCTGAAACGTTAGGGGATACCAGGGACACAAGCAATGAAAGGTATGAAGGCTTAATTGCTGCATTAGACGCTCCCAACATAATCTTCGAACCGCAAAAACTCTTCCAGGTAGGTAAGCTTCACCAACCCCGTCCTGCCGTTCCGGTTTTTGGCGATGTTAACCTCGGCCAGACCCTTGTTTTGAGAACCGGAATCGTAATACTCATCCCGATAGAGCAGAAGCACTATATCCGCATCGTTCTCAATGGACCCGGATTCCCGCAAGTCCGCCATGACAGGGCGTCTGTCGGTGCGATACTCGCAGTTCCGGTTTAATTGCGCTAATACCAATACCGGAATTTTGAGCTCTTTGGCCATCGCCTTTAACCCCCGGGAAACCTCAGAAACCTCCTCCTCCCGATTGCGACCGCGGTGTACCGGCTTTACCAGTTGCAAATAATCAACAATGAGAAAATCTAGTTTTTGCGCTGCTCGTAATCGCCGGGCCTCGCTTCTGATTTCCAAAATCGACCGCGCCTCGGCATCATCCACGATGATGTTCAGTTGTTCCAAATCGGTTCTAACTCGATGCACGGAGGTCCACTCGGCCTGAGATAGTTTGCCTTCCCTTAACCTTTCCGCATTTATCTGACCGGCCGCTGCCATCAGTCGCCGGGTAAGTTGCGAGGCGGTCATTTCCAGAGAAAAAAATCCCACCCCGGCGCCGTTCCGGGCCGCTCGTAAAGCGAAATTCAAAGCCAGACTGGTTTTTCCCATCGAGGTTCTTCCGGCCAAAACGACTACATCCCCTGGCGACCAGGTAAACATTTGATCTACATCCAGAAACCCTGTAGAAATGCCTGGAGAGGAATTATTTTTGGTTAAGGTTTCGGTCTCCTCTTGGACCAGGGTAGCCAGGTGCGCGGCTGTATTGCTCTTTCGAAATTCCTGGCCTATCCTGAATATTGCGGCCTCCACCCGGTCGTAAAATTTTTCAGCCTTGGCTACCGGCCGTTGTAAAGCGTCGATAATTTTTAAGGCTAATTTCCTGGTCTTATCCAATAGAGCCTTGTCCCGTACCCGTTGGGCATAGTGAGCGACGTTGGCGGCACTGCCGACCTGATCGCTCAGATTGGCCAGAAAAACCGGCCCGCCCACACGGTCCAACATCTGTTGGTCATGCAAATAAGCGGTCACCGTCACCAGATCAATCGGCTTGCCCGCCATGTCCAGGTCCAGCAAGCACTGAAAGATAATCCGGTGGCTTTTCCGCAAGAAATAACCCGGTTTTAGAAGACCGCTTACCTCCTGCAAAGCCGACGGCTGAAGCAGAATCGCGCCCAGAACCGCTTGCTCCGCTTCAAAATCAACCGGCCAGGTGTACGGTGGGGTTATCGGTGTTACTTGTGCGGTGTTTTTATGCATGGCTTTGGCAGTGTTTTGCTGCACTGTCTTTACGCTCCACTACTGGATGTAAACATTTGCAAGGCCCTTCTTTGGTTACCCCTTCGCCGTGACAGAGCGGACAGTCGGGATCCGGCATCAACAGCTCTTCTTCCGGCGGATCGGGTTGTTTCGGGGGCAGCCACGGGGGACGGTAGTCTTTGGGCTTGGGCTTGCGGACGCTTAAAAATTCCCGAAGCTTAGCCCGGTTTTTGACTGCCCATTCGAAATCGGCCCCTGTCCACTCTTTCCGGCCCGCGTGCCAGTCCGAATATTGGATGTCGGAGAAATAGGACCGCCACCATTCCAGGTCAGGATAATCTTTCCAGGCCGCCTTGAGCATCCGCCGGCGTTTGTCGTTGAGATTGGCCACCCGGGGCAGGTTTTCCGGCGCATTTTCATTCCAAGCATCGGCAATTTCCTGGTAGGGAACCGGCGCGGCTTTGGGCTTGGCCTTTTTCTTCCCGCCGGACCGTGGCCCTGATTGAACATTCTCGGGCGGCTCCGGCCCGCCGGACGATCCCGCAGCCGAATCATCGCCATCGCCGCAATTGGAAGCGGCCTCAATTTCAGGGAAAGGCCTGGATTGGCTTTGCGGAAAAGGAACAACATTTTCTTTCCTGGTCTTCTCCTCGGGACTGTCGGGTGCCGGCGATGGTTCCGGTGCCGGCGATGGTTCCGGTGCCGCCGCGGCCCCGGCCAAGACATTGCCCGCCGATTCAGCCGCCGCCGCCGCAAAATTTGAAGTTTCTGTTACCTCGTGACCTCCCACCGCGGCGAAAGCCGCGGGGCTGGATTTCGCGGGTTCGGCCTCTGGATTATTTTGAAAAGGCGAAACATCCGAATTGATTACTGCTGGTGCTGCTGATTCAGCGATTTCTGAAAATTCAGGATATTTTTCCCTGGTCTTATTTGCAGGATCGTGGTTGCCGGTGGAGCTTTCGGCTTCGGCAAGCTCGTCATTTTTAAGACCAGGAGAAAAAATGAAATCGCCGCGCGGCGAGCCGCTAGGCGAGCCGCCAAGTGAATCGCCCTGGGGAACCGCTGGGGGGGATATAGGGGGGGTACTTTTTTCAGGATTCAGTACATCAGGATTCAGAGAATCAGGGCGAAGCGCTTCCGCATTTGGTACGAAGTGCTGCTCACCTTGGTGGAAAGTGCTGTTCACCTTGGTGGAAAGTTCAATATTGATCGGGTCTGGAATGATTGATGGTTTTTCGTTTGAGTGCGGTCTTTGATGCTCGGAAAAATGGGGAATTTTGATATACCTCTTTCCATTAACCTCATACCTGATAATGAAATGTTCTGAGCATTGATGAAGACTATTTAAAAGAGTTTCAATGTCTGGTTCTGGTTGATAATAAGGGAAAATCTCCGCCTGTATTCGTTTGGGGCGGTCTTCCAGCTTGCCATCCCTATCAGCCATACACCAGAGTCCTTCAAACAATAGCTGGCCACATGGCCCAAGTTCCGCCAGATATTCGTTTTTAAAAAACCCAGGCTTAAGATTCCTGGCTCTCATACCCCCTCCTTTTTTAAACAATCCTTTCCAGATGGTTATTGTTCAGATGCCTGCCGCCCAGCAGACAACGCTTCTTTAAAATATCCAGGTACTTCCGCAGGCCGGCCCGGTGAATGATTACCCACTCGAAGTCGATACAGGTCATTCCCATGCGGTCTGAATACCAGTTGACGAGATGGAGATCGGTAAAGAGGGCTTCCCACCAGCCCAGGTCGGGGTACTTCCTGGTGGCCGCGGCCAGCATCTTTTGCCGCTTTTCCCCCATAAATTCAACGCGGGGCAAATCACTCGGGGCCAGACGGTTCCAGGCCTCGGCGATCTGCCGATAAGGGCTGTTTTTAATGCTGATATGATCAGACATCAAACAACCTCGTAGGGCGGGCAAAAAAATCCCGCTAGTACTGCTAAGGCTCCAAAGGAGACCCCCCGGCCCTCGCGGTAACCGGGATACTAGCGGGAAATGGATTTTCAGGTTGTAATAAAAAAAGACCGCTTAGGCCGGGGTCAACGGCCCTTTGGAGTTTTAGCATCTTTATAATCCTTCAATTCGTATCGTTTGTCAAGGAAAAACTGTCCTTTCGGCAACTACCCGATTCGCGCTGCGCCAATGGACGAAGACGCCTGGCGACGAGGGACATGCAGTCTCCGGGGCTGCAACGCAACGCGATTTCCGGTCTCGGGTATAACCGGCAGAGGAAATTAGCAGCCCGACAAACATTGCTTGCATTATCAAAGAGATTTTTTTCTACCCCTTTTCGCAAAAAGTGTTATTGTGAAATCCGCTAAAAAAAGGTAGTATTTTTGAAAATTCTTGTTTAAGTATCCGATTTGCGGGTAGCCATGTTGCTAATTTTTATGGCCATTACCGTTGAAGTCAAAAATGTCCTCTACCGGATGTCCCAGAAAATTGGCAATTGCTTCCTTTATCCCTTGATTGGTCCGATAACCATAGACATTGCTGACTACCGAACCAAAAGGCCGGTCAATCTTCCGGGCCATGGAGGTGATCGTCTCCCCTTTCTCTACCAGGAGTCTCTTGATCTTGATACGGAAGGTTTGATCAATGTTTTTCATAATATCCTTTGTATAATCCTATACAACTGTGATAACATGCATAAAAGG
This region includes:
- a CDS encoding UvrD-helicase domain-containing protein; its protein translation is MTTHSLTDEQQAVIAALDRHERVKVYALAGTGKTTTLKAIAQAYPKKRMLYLAFNKAIADEARMKFPPNVEVRTVHSLAFSRLGKFYRHRLSRLDYFEIAQTLGMPVKSVFERIGHFQNFLNSDCPLDRSAIAARFAIQDCDVFLSKTTLKRSFSTESAAFYPVTCLSSYQERRNVSKEIADFIMRLYYAMKTGNLQVDHSFYLKDFQLNFASCGLARAYDAVLLDEGQDVNPVILSIFEQFQARKIMVGDRHQKIYGFRGAINAIEDFAADQTLYLTRTFRFHGQDQVNAVNDLLYHLKCENNLLRPMRTDLAGKSWTSCTITRSNARLIEMLLGNPGLKTVRHPGQYFEPFFRIFDQKIRVSDLSLSFPDYLDCLEEMAEKAQDLEISTCVKLIKRYDCNREVFRRLYEKTLRNYQNGGDSYLGTAHSTKGLEFDQVVMADDFRCPRDILEQFLKDQPELSRQFWDPDADCLVIPCDKLRQVFARLFDNLLKEEINLLYVAMTRAKGLIEIPSRYRIAGEYWIDVPKKFRLQTV
- the dnaB gene encoding replicative DNA helicase gives rise to the protein MQQNTAKAMHKNTAQVTPITPPYTWPVDFEAEQAVLGAILLQPSALQEVSGLLKPGYFLRKSHRIIFQCLLDLDMAGKPIDLVTVTAYLHDQQMLDRVGGPVFLANLSDQVGSAANVAHYAQRVRDKALLDKTRKLALKIIDALQRPVAKAEKFYDRVEAAIFRIGQEFRKSNTAAHLATLVQEETETLTKNNSSPGISTGFLDVDQMFTWSPGDVVVLAGRTSMGKTSLALNFALRAARNGAGVGFFSLEMTASQLTRRLMAAAGQINAERLREGKLSQAEWTSVHRVRTDLEQLNIIVDDAEARSILEIRSEARRLRAAQKLDFLIVDYLQLVKPVHRGRNREEEVSEVSRGLKAMAKELKIPVLVLAQLNRNCEYRTDRRPVMADLRESGSIENDADIVLLLYRDEYYDSGSQNKGLAEVNIAKNRNGRTGLVKLTYLEEFLRFEDYVGSV